A single Musa acuminata AAA Group cultivar baxijiao chromosome BXJ2-1, Cavendish_Baxijiao_AAA, whole genome shotgun sequence DNA region contains:
- the LOC135597962 gene encoding PRA1 family protein E-like has protein sequence MHNTSPPAYVPISAYPDPAPVPPSRPSVSEGRPSPAPAPPNASSPTAGAADLVSSFKEHGRALISAQRPWLQLLDVTALARPASAGDACFRLRHNIAYFRTNYTLFCLSVLAVSLLWHPASLFAFIALTAAWFFLCFTHDRPVVLCGRPITDGTILGVLSVATIFALIFSNVGPTVFGAIMIGTVIICLHSLFRATTDDRFLHETEAASGGLVVAAYGIALFS, from the coding sequence ATGCACAATACATCGCCGCCCGCCTACGTTCCCATCTCCGCCTACCCCGATCCAGCGCCTGTGCCCCCATCGCGTCCTTCCGTCTCGGAGGGTCGCCCTTCTCCGGCCCCCGCGCCGCCTAACGCGTCCTCTCCCACCGCCGGGGCCGCCGACCTGGTCTCCAGCTTTAAGGAGCACGGCAGGGCCCTGATCTCCGCCCAGCGCCCGTGGCTGCAGCTTCTCGACGTCACCGCCCTCGCTCGCCCCGCCAGCGCCGGCGACGCTTGCTTCCGCCTCCGCCATAACATAGCCTACTTCCGCACCAACTACACCCTCTTCTGCCTCTCCGTCCTCGCCGTCTCCCTCCTCTGGCACCCTGCCTCCCTGTTCGCCTTCATCGCCCTCACCGCCGCCTGGTTCTTCCTCTGCTTCACCCACGACCGGCCGGTCGTCCTCTGCGGCCGCCCGATCACCGACGGGACCATCCTCGGCGTGCTCTCCGTGGCCACGATTTTCGCCCTCATCTTCTCCAATGTCGGACCGACCGTCTTCGGAGCCATCATGATCGGGACAGTGATCATCTGCCTGCATTCGCTGTTCAGGGCGACGACGGACGATCGCTTTCTCCATGAAACAGAGGCCGCAAGCGGCGGATTGGTTGTTGCCGCTTACGGGATCGCATTATTTTCTTGA